In one window of Microplitis demolitor isolate Queensland-Clemson2020A chromosome 4, iyMicDemo2.1a, whole genome shotgun sequence DNA:
- the LOC103570320 gene encoding uncharacterized protein LOC103570320: protein MTEHVNFSKLKLKLNYSNDESAYNRYFSFFRFILWKITGLSPWKFESSGIFHNSKINSSDKNDVCSISYVGSCYNVLVFLAIDSFAVYRLLDQSFNRNYPGPILSLIIVKFLFIALLCASLIPLMYIIWQKIIITVNNDFENVDEILSKCTDYEIKKSHLNNFIFTVNLFTKICLILTLDLFYYSTERVFYEIIPSIISSGVIIQYATQLNRVNKRFKSINLAISKLSDFKISAALTQVSSVTQTVLSRESILYEIENIKCAYIKLCEMCENIADFYGIPILIAIFSFAVRSIFTVYFSILSLVKIQLENIVWYQNGIRLLWIIFLFTVLTSSVTTITKQNKKLARIINSLTDRCTMDEKIKKNLAKFSNDLRHLKVELTACDIIPLDRTLLAIITGTIATYLVIGVQFALSTRSHK from the exons atgacagAACACGTGAATTTTAGTAAactaaagttaaaattaaattacagtaaCGATGAATCAGCATATAAtcgttatttttcattctttcGATTTATTCTATGGAAAATAACCGGATTATCGCCATGGAAATTTGAATCTTCTGGAATATTCCATAACAGCAAAATCAATAGTAGTGATAAAAATGATGTATGCAGTATTTCATATGTCGGATCATGTTATAATGTTTTGGTATTTTTAGCTATCGATTCATTTGCGGTTTATCGACTTCTTGACCAATCATTCAATAGAAATTATCCAGGGCCAATATTGTCATtgataatagtaaaatttttgttcatcgCATTGTTGTGCGCGAGTTTGATACCGCTAATGTACATCATTTGGCAGAAGATAATCATAACAGTTAATAATGACTTTGAAAATGTAGATGAGATATTGAGTAAATGCACcgattatgaaattaaaaaaagtcatttgaataattttatatttactgttaatttGTTTACGAAAATTTGTCTAATACTGACTTTAGATCTGTTTTACTATTCAACAGAAAgagtattttatgaaataataccTAGTATTATTAGTAGTGGGGTGATAATACAATACGCGACGCAGCTTAATAGGGTTAATAAGAgattcaaaagtataaatttggCGATTTCGAAGTTGagcgattttaaaattagcgCTGCTCTAACGCAAGTGTCATCTGTAACACAAACAGTACTGTCTCGTGAATCAATTCTTTATGAGATTGAAAACATAAAATGTGCTTACATTAAATTGTGTGAAATGTGTGAAAATATTGCAGACTTTTATGGAATACCCATTTTGATTGccattttttcatttgctgTTAGAAGTATATTTACTGTTTACTTTTCGATTCTGTCATTGGTTAAGATCCAACTAGAAAATATTGTTTGGTATCAGAATGGAATACGACTATTGtggattatttttctattcacGGTGTTAACATCTAGTGTGACAACGATAACAAAACAG AACAAGAAACTCGCAAGAATTATAAACTCGCTTACGGATCGGTGTACAATggatgagaaaataaaaaaaaat TTGGccaaattttctaatgatCTCCGGCATTTAAAGGTTGAATTAACTGCTTGTGATATCATACCACTAGATCGCACGCTTTTAGCAATt attaccGGTACAATCGCAACGTATCTTGTCATTGGTGTTCAATTCGCCCTTAGTACGCGATCTCATAAGTga
- the LOC103570319 gene encoding mucin-17: protein MDDSVENNGDIGFGNNDERYEALNEKFMLLKEKIFNSSRLIDQYNKLREDFQASEEHYKNSIACERNSTKAIRLKLNEREKSVNDLTKRNTLLVKQCHEHEINRAADNKFIEQQTAKIKELEEEQTVKSLEFNVVKSNLEIQIQDLKKELAAYHKKDPNYDKKLARKQKKTSPFKTARQTGLIDLSLLNNDVPEVDTENFSFDQNDSANDSSVLSPVLKDQSTSTDDLPAGSILTPKKRSPKKITHSVEVQVRPLQDHKGTITDSNMPHNNLYPLHCNKCHETLGAEPVEEILNTMTTSVTFIGPSLPRLDPIDPLNNSVGTSAVNSVPNSQLSQNIQGRVDVRQDGGAGTQNGDKDYAELKKEVLNMQEILEDLKKSNCCNQPKNCCGSSNNNSNNNLPLDLLTSVLSQLVDKNVNPKKKKKRVKAKSKFFRRKVKVSKSFRKSESKEQSTSTSSSSSRSTSLSRKSRSSSRSRSSFRKSKNSRHLPRKSRSLSGSRSLSRKSKNSSRLPRKSRSSSRSRSSFRKSKNSKRLPRKFKSSSRSRSSSRKSKNSRRLSRKSRSLSRRSRSSSRSPRRSRSLSRKSRILSRSRSWSRRSRSLSRTSSRRSRKFSKVSRSPSLTRSRKRSRVESSSGSKENLDSRSCSTSKSQRSKLSRSLSKESRSQPKDKKFNRIKRCPRISSSDPETENLESRPDSNSVKNGSTTDLSESEACSPKFTNPVSAIKNRVKTVRSDSPELLSERVQKMKTNLFSTNQASNKLPKTSPKATKKNKRSSEVSKTSAQIQTGILKKLRKLKTNKPLITTPSSSILNSTETGESSVPGITGSQRKRIAHTPKTNVEVGPVGKRLASEEKVQPAKRRRVTRSSTDKDASPINPTDFLKSLIDPESSSDMPESTQVQKTSQTSLETSALEGKEKTADPKTPGIKISKPIPTKRAPKIVIVNGIPVVKKPVGRPPKNPDGVKRKYTRKTEVITSAELVEEPDSQNRTLESLGNNLVEENSVGNILETPKSRTNSPMKSLPIIESSIESKDEKVVEIKESSGESKLENSNISGEQEKLLESSKMSSMDSGVLEIVNESESEENVPESSQINADKSDDKVIESLKIDSESQLIKNSDLVTSVPEFIDKLQKILSEQTLIENSKTVASNPEILESSEPAKNKSELLENSKSARSEQNLLANSEAITNDPKVLKSSKKVISDSEAIENSNSVTSDLELLENTKTVQIEQKLLKKSETATDKLKPLESLKRDSSNSELLESPNTVQDENKVIESSKPVTNDPKPIEKLKTVTSDLELIENTKMVTSDLKVLENKTVDSNSPELLENLKTVTTNDLEPNSTNTSIVSKLKNPKINETSDSRVENLLEVQRISEKLELNQEITIGDGLKNSEVCIQNSSTSVESMETEEFTSICSETSESVELSLGLDVSDAFESIPASDDDFMNSEASDMTDKKLEIVELSSEASGIGTVSELETDPELELFPKDSQVDSESDKPLEDKISKSIMVAESPEIKSPESESKDPLLATPNPVPVPEKILAPSRPNVPSRMLPKMIEKPAKAFKLPLTQKSKLLETSIIKKASNSRRIPDATVTLPASSANESAKSMILEAKKSSPENTRSLRNRTVSISPPKTLKSPRCSPVAVKPTPESLPQSPKTSKPEASIPEAELESPKSPDSPETLPPRQSSIQNLLDFYLHSRISLNKTYTQRLTEEIAETKSKSIEKFVKSEYQRLLDAPNWTNDLNDSFIDGLEKLNFNEVNFANATVEFMKERYELNEPLNREYTPPAPLMTVSQQKIIGFLAKYEQRRPGIMYKVMDIIDSTLFRLKNNSDNETDTNVLEGLARFFVLMAKIKKDRERVRIMICDALYCFQTKAFNILYVILTSWAEVIPTYDENTMSLSSQNGRGIQDGGDCKQRDRELVQNRTKYLVISIATIIRNQKRFKEDKSKINCVKNFLSALYQYPDNFMTNKVIGDLLEAFKYGEYDRCLVPAIALIAKREGTDWTYKNIIKKLLLMIVNKNESYKIYETFKLLGYLLRPFPVEDEGKEVEKIVNQLCDILDAGTVEPEIQEGIALTLLTLTRHYFISISTTLLRWQPPRPLNNELQQLLQTFFQSRTPEYWKQLANKRNPRFPAIKYKYNPSTLSK, encoded by the exons atggatGATTCAGTTGAAAATAATGGGGACATTGGTTTCGGa AACAACGACGAGAGATATGAggcattaaatgaaaaatttatgctgctcaaagagaaaatttttaattcatc AAGATTAATAGACCAGTATAATAAACTTCGAGAGGACTTTCAAGCTTCCGAAGAACAttacaaaaattcaatagCTTGCGAGCGCAATTCGACGAAAGCTATCCGTCTTAAACTAAATGAGCGCGAAAAAAGTGTCAATGATTTGACTAAACGTAATACTCTGCTCGTGAAACAGTGTCATGAACACGAGATCAATAGGGCCgcagataataaatttatagagcAGCAAACCGCGAAAATAAAAGAACTGGAAGAAGAGCAAACGGTAAAATCACTTGAATTTAATGTCGTGAAATCAAATCTCGAAATTCAAAtacaagatttaaaaaaagagttGGCTGCTTATCATAAAAAAGATcctaattatgataaaaaattggcCAGGAAGCAGAAAAAGACTTCGCCATTTAAAACGGCCCGCCAAACCGGGCTAATTGATTTGTCGCTTCTCAATAACGATGTACCCGAAGTTGACACCGAGAACTTCAGCTTCGATCAAAACGATTCAGCAAATGATAGCTCTGTTTTATCTCCGGTTCTAAAAGATCAATCGACTTCTACCGATGATCTGCCTGCAGGTTCCATTCTCACTCCCAAAAAACGCTCAcccaaaaaaataactcatagTGTTGAAGTACAAGTGCGCCCTCTACAAGACCACAAGGGCACGATAACAGATTCAAATATGCCACATAATAATTTGTATCCGTTGCACTGCAACAAATGCCATGAAACCTTAGGCGCCGAGCCGgttgaagaaattttaaatactatgaCGACTTCGGTGACGTTTATTGGACCTTCTTTACCTCGGCTCGACCCAATTGACCCACTCAATAATTCAGTAGGCACTTCTGCTGTAAATTCAGTCCCAAATAGTCAACTATCGCAAAATATACAGGGTAGAGTTGATGTACGACAAGATGGCGGCGCTGGTACACAAAATGGCGACAAAGACTACGCGGAACTTAAAAAGGAAGTATTGAATATGCAGGAAATACTAGAGGATTTAAAAAAGAGTAATTGCTGTAATCAACCTAAAAACTGCTGTGGATCTTCGAACaataattcgaataataaTTTGCCATTAGATTTGCTAACTTCAGTACTGAGCCAATTGGttgataaaaatgttaatccaaaaaaaaagaaaaagcgGGTAAAAGCTAAAAGTAAATTCTTCAGAAGAAAAGTTAAAGTTTCTAAAAGTTTCAGAAAATCAGAAAGCAAGGAACAATCTACAAGTACATCGAGCTCAAGTTCACGATCTACAAGTTTGTCCAGAAAATCTAGAAGTTCATCAAGATCTAGGAGCTCATTtagaaaatctaaaaattctaGACATTTGCCTAGGAAATCTAGAAGTTTATCAGGATCTAGAAGCTTGTCtagaaaatctaaaaattctaGTCGTTTGCCTAGAAAATCTAGAAGTTCATCAAGATCTAGAAGCTCGTTTAGGAAATCTAAAAATTCTAAACGTTTGcctagaaaatttaaaagctcaTCAAGATCTAGAAGCTCGTCtagaaaatcgaaaaattctAGACGTTTGTCTAGGAAATCGAGAAGCTTGTCTAGAAGATCAAGAAGTTCATCTAGAAGTCCTAGAAGATCTAGAAGTTTATCTAGGAAATCTAGAATTTTGTCAAGATCTAGAAGTTGGTCTAGAAGATCTAGAAGTCTATCAAGAACAAGTTCTAGAAGATCTAGAAAGTTCTCTAAAGTATCTAGAAGCCCATCCCTAACTCGAAGTCGTAAACGATCTAGAGTTGAATCATCTTCTGGAAgcaaagaaaatttagattCTAGAAGCTGTTCAACTTCAAAATCCCAACGATCTAAACTATCTAGAAGTCTATCCAAAGAATCCAGAAGTCAACCgaaggataaaaaatttaatcgaatCAAAAGATGCCCAAGAATTTCAAGTTCTGATCCAGAAACTGAAAATCTAGAATCCAGACCCGACTCGAATAGCGTGAAAAATGGTTCCACAACTGATTTGAGTGAAAGCGAAGCCTGTTCTCCGAAGTTTACGAACCCAGTGAGCGCGATAAAAAATCGTGTAAAAACTGTTAGATCTGACAGTCCGGAATTATTGTCAGAAAGAGTCCAAAAGATGAAAACTAATCTTTTTTCTACGAATCAAGCATCTAATAAACTTCCAAAAACTTCGCCTAAAGCgactaaaaaaaacaaaagatcaAGTGAAGTATCAAAAACTTCCGCACAAATTCAGACcgggattttaaaaaaattgcgtaAATTGAAGACAAACAAGCCATTGATTACGACACCATCTTCTAGCATTTTGAACTCCACAGAAACTGGCGAATCATCGGTTCCGGGAATAACAGGAAGTCAGCGCAAGAGAATCGCTCATACTCCGAAAACTAATGTAGAAGTTGGTCCAGTTGGCAAACGTCTGGCTTCGGAAGAAAAAGTTCAGCCGGCGAAAAGACGTCGGGTGACGCGATCGTCGACTGATAAAGATGCAAGTCCGATAAATCCTACAGATTTTTTGAAGAGTCTTATAGATCCAGAAAGTAGTTCTGATATGCCAGAGTCTACACAGGTACAGAAAACTTCACAAACTTCACTAGAAACTTCAGCTTTGGAAGGGAAAGAAAAAACTGCGGATCCAAAGACGCcgggaataaaaatttccaaaccGATTCCGACGAAACGGGCTCCGAAAATTGTTATCGTCAATGGAATTCCGGTGGTTAAAAAACCTGTTGGCAGGCCGCCAAAAAATCCTGATGGAGTGAAAAGAAAGTATACTAGAAAAACTGAAGTTATTACAAGTGCAGAACTTGTTGAAGAACCCGATTCGCAAAATCGGACACTAGAAAGTTTAGGAAATAATTTAGTTGAAGAAAACTCGGTTGGAAATATTCTAGAAACTCCGAAATCTAGAACAAACTCGCCAATGAAAAGCCTACCGATTATAGAAAGTTCAATTGAGTCTAAAGATGAAAAAGTTGTGGAAATTAAAGAAAGTTCTGGTGAGTCAAAactagaaaattcaaatatttccgGAGAGCAAGAGAAACTTCTAGAAAGTTCAAAAATGAGTTCTATGGATTCTGGAGTTCTGGAGATCGTTAATGAGTCAGAATCTGAAGAAAATGTTCCAGAAAGTTCACAAATAAATGCTGATAAATCAGATGATAAAGTTatagaaagtttaaaaattgattcagAGTCGcagcttataaaaaattcagatcTAGTTACAAGTGTTCCAGAATTTATAGAcaagttacaaaaaattctAAGCGAACAAACActtatagaaaattcaaaaacagtTGCAAGTAATCCAGAAATTTTAGAAAGTTCGGAGCcagctaaaaataaatcggAGCTTctggaaaattcaaaatccgCACGAAGTGAGCAAAATCTTCTAGCCAATTCAGAAGCAATTACAAATGATCCAAAGGTTCTAAAAAGttctaaaaaagttattagtgATTCTGAGGctatagaaaattcaaattcagtTACAAGTGATTTAGAACTTCTAGAAAATACCAAAACAGTACAAATTGagcaaaaacttttaaaaaagtcagAAACGGCTACCGATAAACTAAAACCTCTAGAAAGTTTGAAAAGAGATTCTAGTAATTCAGAGCTTCTAGAAAGTCCAAATACAGTTCAAGATGAGAACAAAGTTATAGAAAGTTCAAAACCAGTCACAAATGATCCAAAACCTAtagaaaagttaaaaacagTTACAAGTGATCTAGAACTTATAGAAAACACTAAAATGGTTACAAGTGATCTAAAAGTTCTGGAAAATAAAACAGTAGATTCAAATTCACCAGAActtctagaaaatttaaaaacagtcACAACCAACGATTTAGAACCGAACTCAACAAATACTTCAATTGTATCGAAACTTAAAAATCCcaaaataaatgaaacttCAGATTCTAGAGTTGAAAATCTTCTAGAAGTTCAAAGAATATCTGAAAAACTAGAACTTAACCAAGAAATTACAATTGGTGATGGACTAAAAAATTCTGAAGTATGCATACAAAATTCTTCCACGTCTGTAGAATCTATGGAAACTGAAGAATTTACATCAATTTGTTCAGAAACTTCGGAGTCGGTAGAATTATCTCTAGGCCTCGATGTTTCTGATGCTTTCGAATCTATTCCGGCGTCTGATGACGATTTTATGAACTCTGAGGCTTCGGATATGACAGACAAAAAACTAGAGATCGTCGAACTGTCTTCGGAAGCTTCCGGAATTGGAACAGTTTCAGAATTAGAGACCGATCCAGAGTTGGAACTTTTTCCAAAAGATTCTCAAGTAGACTCCGAGTCCGACAAGCCTCTAGAagacaaaatttcaaagtctATAATGGTTGCTGAGTCTCCAGAGATAAAATCTCCAGAATCTGAATCCAAAGATCCCCTACTCGCGACTCCAAATCCAGTCCCAGTTCCAGAAAAAATTCTAGCACCTTCCAGACCAAATGTGCCTTCTAGAATGCTTCCGAAAATGATAGAAAAGCCTGCAAAGGCCTTCAAGTTACCACTCACTCAAAAATCAAAGCTTCTAGAAACTTCCATCATCAAAAAAGCTTCGAATTCCAGGAGAATTCCAGACGCCACTGTTACTCTGCCAGCTTCTTCTGCCAATGAATCGGCTAAATCTATGATTCTAGAAGCTAAAAAAAGTTCACCCGAAAATACTAGAAGCCTCAGAAATCGAACTGTTTCAATTAGTCCACCGAAAACTTTAAAATCGCCTCGATGTTCTCCAGTAGCCGTCAAACCAACCCCAGAATCTTTACCGCAGTCTCCGAAAACATCCAAACCTGAGGCCAGTATTCCAGAAGCTGAACTAGAAAGCCCAAAATCACCAGATTCCCCAGAAACCCTTCCACCGCGACAAAGTAGCATTCAAAATCTCCTAGATTTTTACCTGCACTCCAGAATTTCTTTAAACAAAACTTACACCCAGAGACTCACTGAAGAAATTGCCGAAACAAAATCAAAatccattgaaaaatttgtcaaaagcGAGTATCAACGTCTTCTGGATGCCCCAAACTGGACTAATGACCTCAATGACAGTTTCATAGATGGCTTagaaaagttaaatttcaacgAAGTCAACTTCGCCAATGCGACTGTTGAATTTATGAAAGAGCGCTACGAATTAAATGAGCCACTGAATCGCGAGTACACGCCACCAGCGCCACTCATGACCGTGTCCCAGCAGAAAATCATCGGATTCCTGGCTAAATATGAGCAGAGACGACCCGGGATTATGTACAAGGTCATGGACATCATCGACTCGACTTTGTTCAGACTTAAAAACAACAGCGACAATGAGACTGATACAAATGTTCTTGAAGGCCTCGCGCGATTCTTTGTTTTGATggcaaagataaaaaaagaccGCGAAAGAGTGAGGATTATGATCTGCGACGCGCTTTACTGCTTTCAGACGAAAGCTTTCAATATTTTGTATGTAATTTTGACATCCTGGGCTGAGGTGATACCGACTTATGATGAAAACACCATGAGTTTGTCTTCACAAAATGGCCGCGGGATACAAGATGGCGGCGATTGTAAACAAAGAGACAGAGAGTTGGTACAAAATAGAACTAAGTATCTAGTAATTAGTATTGCGACGATAATTAGAAATCAGAAACGATTCAAAGAAgacaaatcaaaaataaattgcgtgaaaaattttctgtcggCTTTGTATCAGTACCCGGATAATTTTATGACGAACAAGGTTATTGGTGATTTGTTGGAAGCATTCAAATATGGAGAATATGACAGATGTCTGGTGCCGGCTATTGCTTTGATCGCGAAGAGAGAGGGCACTGATTGGACTTACAAGAATATTATCAAGAAATTGCTGCTGATGATTGTCAATAAAAACGaaagctataaaatttatgaaactttTAAGTTACTcg gATATTTGCTGCGCCCGTTTCCGGTCGAAGATGAGGGAAAAGAAGTAGAGAAAATCGTCAATCAGCTGTGCGATATTTTGGATGCTGGTACTG
- the LOC103570322 gene encoding iduronate 2-sulfatase, which yields MFSKCNFKMCSIKIVLLLLLVSLCKAKQNILFIMVDDLRPALGCYGDKNAYTPNIDNLADTSVVFTRAYAQQALCAPSRNSLLTSRRPDTLHLYDFYSYWRKNNNFTTLPQHLKANGYITKSIGKIFHPGVSSNYSDDSPYSWTEIPFHPLTDKYKNAPVCPSAHGLARNLICPVNISSMPYSTLPDIENLNAAENFLSNHSVASPFFLAVGFEKPHIPFKFPAEFLKYHPVDKFHLKNYFWPENVSSVAYNPWIDLRKREDVDDLNLKFPWEKIPKEFAVKIIQSYYASVTYVDYLVGKLIKQLIKMEIDKNTVVVLTSDHGWSLGEHGLWGKYSNFEAAVRVPLIVSLPRIKNKIYSKSIVELVDLFPTIAELGGIPIDTCGKMNDGLCTEGKSFVPVLEAAAENKVINWKKAAFSQYPRPGLIPTWKPSSDEPRFKNIKIMGYTLRTSRYRYTAWVSFHKNSSDWETLIAQELYNHSIDPHEMTNQQANNHYSKIKRKLFKLLKAGWREALPR from the exons ATGTTCAGTAAatgcaattttaaaatgtgtagtataaaaattgtcttattattattactagtaTCATTATGTAAAGcgaaacaaaatatattatttattatggtcgatgatctccGTCCCGCGTTAGGTTGTTACGGAGATAAGAATGCCTACACTccgaatattgataatttagctGATACAAGTGTAGTATTTACTCGAGCATATGCACAG caAGCTCTGTGTGCTCCAAGTAGAAATTCACTTTTAACAAGCCGCCGACCAGATACACTGCATCTGTACGACTTTTACAGTTACTGgagaaaaaacaataattttacaacTCTCCCTCAACATTTAAAAGCCAACGGCTACATAACAAAATCTAtcggaaaaatatttcaccCCGGTGTCAGTAGTAATTATTCCGACGACAGTCCGTACTCATGGACAGAAATTCCTTTTCATCCCCTgacagataaatataaaaatgctcCCGTTTGTCCATCAGCCCATGGATTAGCTCGTAATCTT atctGTCCCGTAAATATTTCATCGATGCCGTATTCGACGCTGCCagatattgaaaatttgaatgccgccgaaaattttttatcaaatcacTCGGTAGCAAGTCCGTTTTTTTTAGCAGTCGGCTTTGAAAAACCTCATATCCCATTCAAATTTCCcgctgaatttttgaaatatcatccGGTAGACAaatttcacttgaaaaattatttctggcCGGAAAATGTCAGCAGTGTTGCTTACAATCCATGGATTGATTTGAGGAAACGCGAAGACGTTGacgatttgaatttgaaatttccgtGGGAAAAAATTCCAAAGGAATTCGCTGTGAAAATAATCCAGTCTTACTACGCATCAGTGACTTACGTTGATTATTTAGtgggtaaattaattaagcagTTGATTAAAATGGAGATTGATAAAAATACGGTGGTCGTATTGACTTCTGATCACGGGTGGTCATTGGGCGAGCATGGTCTTTGGGGAAAGTACAGTAATTTTGAAGCTGCCGTACGGGTTCCTTTGATTGTTTCGTTGCCGAggataaagaataaaatttatagtaagtCGATAGTAGAATTGGTCGATTTGTTTCCAACGATAGCTGAACTTGGGGGAATTCCAATTGATACTTGTGGAAAAATGAATGATGGCTTGTGTACGGAAGGTAAAAGTTTTGTGCCGGTTCTCGAAGCTGCTGCTGAGAATAAG GTAATCAATTGGAAAAAAGCAGCATTCAGTCAGTATCCACGTCCAGGATTAATTCCCACCTGGAAACCGAGCAGTGACGAGCCGCGattcaaaaacattaaaataatggGGTACACACTACGAACTTCGCGCTATCGTTACACTGCCTGGGTGTCTTTCCATAAAAATTCCTCCGACTGGGAAACTTTAATTGCCCAGGAACTGTACAACCACTCCATAGATCCCCATGAAATGACCAACCAGCAAGCGAACAATCactactcaaaaataaaacgtaaattatttaaattactaaaagcAGGATGGAGAGAGGCATTGCctcgttaa
- the LOC106693158 gene encoding histone acetyltransferase p300, whose product MAAIFKKSDYSPSASESTCSNEEIVSKSPDSSTDDTNMTPNESMMWLVHVLCQCKNIECKLSNCQQFRKVFKHLNKCDKRIRGHCKICQQFISLCYYHVDCCEMTSDCQLPFCAVLKEHVKNQEFPPRFQDTYKHLGLQRMSLPESLQWEVTSILSSEAKSRGQVIDFSVQLLPADTTSDQPKPYAETNVSGKIASLFAPTSTDSPFAHEYNCSCALCWRVNNFHLRFLARDGEQ is encoded by the coding sequence atggcggcgatttttaaaaaatcagattACAGTCCATCAGCTTCAGAGTCGACTTGTTCAAATGAAGAAATTGTTTCTAAATCTCCTGACTCTTCAACAGATGATACAAACATGACACCTAATGAGAGCATGATGTGGCTTGTCCACGTGCTTTGCCagtgtaaaaatattgaatgcaAACTTTCAAACTGCCAGCAATTCCGCAAAGTGTTCAAGCATCTTAATAAGTGCGACAAAAGAATCAGAGGTCATTGTAAAATTTGTCAGCAATTTATTTCACTATGTTACTACCATGTAGACTGTTGCGAAATGACATCTGATTGCCAGCTGCCATTTTGTGCGGTTCTGAAAGAGCATGTTAAGAATCAAGAGTTCCCGCCCAGATTCCAAGATACTTACAAACATCTAGGTCTCCAGCGAATGTCATTACCGGAATCCCTTCAATGGGAAGTAACATCAATATTATCATCTGAAGCAAAATCTCGTGGACAAGTGATTGATTTTTCTGTTCAACTTTTACCAGCTGATACGACAAGTGACCAACCAAAGCCTTATGCAGAAACGAATGTTAGTGGAAAGATAGCTTCTCTATTCGCTCCCACTTCAACTGATTCTCCTTTTGCGCACGAATATAATTGTTCTTGTGCCCTTTGTTGGCGCGTAAATAACTTTCATCTCCGATTTTTAGCCCGAGATGGTGaacaataa
- the LOC103570323 gene encoding uncharacterized protein LOC103570323 — protein sequence MISKLLILLLNTGILVHSGSLIVDGDTYNEIFNMYYGWDLIISIGNNSWATCLGTFIAPRVYITDPVCLESKINEDNITETGIFKKAHDELLGKGTTFNISNINYSEDLDRTFNKNKRKIAVVITNEPVEPEQDKNGYVKINSNLNDIDVEKCFIPFYNDSNIEFTFCNHVYFDNRYGNPANIYCLSNQPLKGIGSGFFCTSKSNPDVNVLVGVVAGYNTKFTFWPDSNLNMATVENISGLNDTIFENVNDILNFLNKTSE from the exons ATGATTTCAAAACTGTTGATTTTGTTACTTAACACTGGAATATTGGTACATTCCGGTAGTCTTATAGTCGACGGTGATAcatataatgaaatatttaatatgtattACGGATgggatttaataatttctattggTAATAATTCGTGGGCTACATGCTTAGGTACATTCATCGCACCACGAGTATATATCACTGATCCTGTGTGTCTCGaaag TAAGATTAACGAGGATAATATTACTGAAACtggtattttcaaaaaagccCACGATGAACTACTTGGTAAGGGTACAACTTTCAACATCAGTAACATAAACTACAGTGAAGACTTAGATAGAACTTTCAATAAGAATAAACGTAAAATAGCAGTAGTTATAACTAATGAACCAGTTGAACCCGAACAAGATAAAAATggatatgtaaaaataaattcaaatcttaATGATATTGATGTAGAAAAGTGTTTCATACCATTTTATAATGATTCGAATAtagaatttactttttgtaatCATGTGTACTTCGATAATCGTTATGGAAATCCTGCTAATATTTATTGTCTTAGCAATCAACCTCTT aaGGGTATCGGAAGTGGTTTCTTTTGTACCTCGAAATCAAACCCTGACGTCAATGTTTTAGTTGGAGTTGTAGCCGGATATAACACTAAATTTACATTCTGGCCCGACTCAAATCTTAACATGGCAACTGTTGAAAATATTAGCGGATTAAATGATACTATATTTGAAAATGTCAACgatattttaaactttcttaataaaacttcggaatga